From Patescibacteria group bacterium:
ATCTGCAGATAACCGAATAATTCTCGCAACCCGTAACCCGTAACTCGTAACCCGTTACGCGACGAGATAATAATTTAGAAAAATATTCATAAGCACGCGTTACGAGTTGTGAGTTACGCGTTATGAGAATCAAATGATTGACATAAGAAGATCTAATTTAGAAGAAAAAAAGCCGCCAACCGAAGAGGAGGTGCTGAACGCGCAGGCCGGCAACGAGAACGTGGCGGTCGTTTCCGAGCTGATCGAGGAGGAAAAAGCTTTCCGCCGCGGAGTTTTGTCAGTGCTGGATCTGATCGCTCCGGCCGCGATGCAGATGTTTCCCGATCATCTCCGCCTGGGCGATAAATTCGTGCGGACGATTTTTATCATCGGTTATCCGCGCTACATCAGCGTCGGCTGGTTCGCGCCGGTCATTAATTTGAACGAAGTTTTCGATGTGGCGATGTTTTTCTATCCGGTCAATACGGCGATCATTCTTAAGCAATTAAAGAAAAAAGTAGGTTCGCTCGAAGCGCAGATAATTTCCGACGCGGAAAAAGGCGCGGCCCGCGATCCGCTGCGCGAGACCGCCCTGAAAGATATCGAATATTTGCGCGACGCGCTGACGCAAGGCATTGAGAAATTTTTCCAGTTTTCTCTTTATGTCACGATTTACGCTGATAATAAAGAAAATTTGGATAAGCTGTCCAATCAGGTCGAAGATATTTTCGGTTCCCGCCTGGTCTATTCCAAAAAAGTTTTTTTCCAATCCGAGCAGGGCTTTAATTCCACTATTCCGCTTTGCAATGACGAACTGTACATCACTTTTAATATGAATTCTTCGCCGGCCGCTTCTTCTTTCCCTTTTATTTCGAGCGATCTGACCTCTGATCACGGAATTCTATACGGCATCAATCGCCATAATAACAGCTTGATCCTCTTTGATCGTTTCAGTTTGCAGAATGCCAACAATGTCGTTTTTGCCACTTCCGGAGCGGGCAAAAGCTATGCCATCAAGCTGGAAATTCTGCGTTCGCTGATGATGGGCACGGACGTGATCATCATTGATCCGGAATATGAATACAAGCATTTAGCCGAATCGGTCGGCGGCACCTACATTAATATCTCGCTGGCTTCGGAAGAGAAGATCAATCCGTTTGATCTGCCCCAGTCGATCGGCGGCGAATCCAAGCCGGCCGATATCATCCGCGGCGCGGTGATCACCGTCAAAGGTTTGGTCAGGCTGATGCTGGGCGATCTCACTCATACCGAGGATTCCATCGTTGACCGGGGACTTTTGGAAACTTACGCCAAGAAAGATATCACTCCCGACGCCGATCTGTCGCAAGTCGAGCCGCCGGTGATGGAAGATTTCCAGGAGGTTTTGGAAGGCATTGAAGGCGGCGCCGACCTGGCGATGCGTTTGCGCAAATACACCGAGGGAACTTTTGCCGGCATTTTGAACAATCCGACCAACGTCAAATTGGACAATCAGCTGGTGTGTTTTTCCGTCCGCGATCTGGAAGACGAATTGCGGCCGCTGGCGATCTACACGATCATCAACTACATCTGGAATATTGTCCGCTCGGAATTGAAGAAAAGAATTTTGGTGATTGACGAGGCCTGGTGGCTGATGCAGAACGATGACAGCGCCAAGTTCATTTACGCTTTGGTCAAGCGCTGCCGCAAATATTATCTCGGTGTTACTACCATCACCCAAGACGTCAATGATTTTTTGCGCTCGCCGTACGGGCAGGCGATCGTCACCAATTCTTCTTTGCAGTTGTTATTGAAGCAGTCGCCGGCGGCAATCGATCTGATCCAGAAAACTTTTGTCTTGACCGAGGGCGAAAAATATTTGCTGTTGGAATCGGGCGTGGGCGAGGGGATTATTTTCGCCGGCAACAAGCACGCCGCGATCAAGATCGTCGCTTCTTACAGCGAAGATCAATTGATCACTTCCGACCCGCGGCAATTATTGGAGATCGAAGAAGCCAAAAAAGAATTTGCCGCTTCAATGGGCCAGGAAGCGCAAGGAGAGCCGGCTGCCGCTCCGGCCTTGCCGGATATGGAAATATAATCAGAGAACATAAAACATAGAACATAGAACATGAAAAAGAAAGAACATGATTAAGCTAATGTTCTATGCTCTTTGTTCTTTGCTCTATTTATAAAATATGAATAAACGAACAATCAGGACGATTATTTTGATCGCTGTCATTATTTTGCTGCTTCTCATCATTGCCTATTTTCTTTGGATGTTTAAGTTTCCGGGAAGCGTGATTCCCAAAGCGGTTAGCAAGGCCACGACCAGCCCGATAACCAATACGATCGGTCAGAATTCAACTATTGCCGCGACCACGCCGGTTACGCCGGTTAAACCAAGCGTTCCGCCGGCCTCCAGCGAGACGATTACCCAGGCCAACTTGGTCAAGATCGCCGACTCGTTCGCCGAACGCCTGGGCAGTTATTCCAATCAATCCAATTTCAGCAATATCAATGACTTAAAACTTTTGATGACCGCCTCGATGCAATCTTGGGCGGATAAATATATCGCCGCCAACCAAAAAGCGGCTTATTCCGGCGTTTACCAGGGAGTAACCACCCGCGCGATTTCGACCGAAACCATTGATTTTAATGACGCCAAAGGCCAGGCTGACTTTTTGGTGCATACGCAAAAAGTGGCGCAAACCGGCGCGGACAAGCCGGTGGTCACTTATCAAGACATCAGTATTGCTTTCGTCAAGCAAAATAATATCTGGCTGGTGGACAATGCGGTGTGGAAAAAATAGAAAATTAGAAAATTAGAAAATTAGAAAATTAGAATCTCTTCTTATTTCTCGCCTATTAAATTATCGAAACAAGGAATTATTGCAATGGCTAATAAGGTAAAGAACGTTTACGTCTGCACGAATTGCGGCGCCCAATCCATCAAATGGAGCGGGCGTTGTTTGGAATGCGGCGGCTGGGGAACTCTGACGCTTGAAACCGTGGCCGAAGGCGAAGCTAAGATAGCGGCAAGCGCGGTGCCGGCGGAAATCGTTGACTTGAGCAAGATCAAGGAGACAAATTTGAACCGGCTCGCGACCGGGATCGGCGAATTTGATCGCGTGGTCGGCGGCGGCATCGTGCCTGGCTCATTATTGCTTCTTTCCGGCGAGCCGGGGATCGGCAAATCAACTATCGTGGCGCAAGTGGCGGACAAGATCGGGCTCTCGGGCATTGGAAAAGTTTTTTATGTTTCCGGCGAAGAATCGGCCGCGCAGGTGAAATCGCGCCTGGACCGGCTCAATTGCGGTTTGGATAATATCAAGTTCATCAGTGAAACCGACGCGGATAAAATTTGCGCCGCGCTCGTCAAAGAAAAGCCGGCTTTGGCGATCATTGATTCCATCCAAACCGTTTATTGTCCCGAAGTCGCTTCCGAAGCCGGCGGCTTGAGTCAGATTCGCGCCGCGGCCGTAAAATTTTTGGAAGTGGCCAAGCAAAAGGGGGTTGCCGTGCTCTTGATCGGCCATATTACCAAGGACGGGCAGATTGCCGGGCCGAAATCTTTGGAGCATATCGTTGATACGGTGATATATCTGGAAGCGGATACGACCAATGATTACCGCGTCTTGCGGGCGATGAAAAATCGCTTTGGTTCGGTGAATGAATTGGGAATTTTTGAGATGACCGGCGCCGGCTTCAAAGAAATCATCAATCCGTCGCTTGTTTTTGTGGAAACCGGTTTGGAAAATATTTCCGGCTCGGTCTTGTCGGCGGTGATGGAAGGCACGCGTCCGTTTATTGTCAATGTCCAGGCTTTGGCTACTAAAACGGTTTTTGGTTATCCCCAGCGCCGCGCTTCGGGCTTTGATCTTAATCGTTTGCAAGTTCTGGCCGCGGTGCTGACTAAAAAAGCCAAAATAAATCTGATGGCCGAAGATGTGGTTTTAAATATTGTCGGCGGCTTGAAACTAAATGATCCGGCCATGGACTTGGCGGTTTGTCTGGCGATCATTTCTTCTTTATTAAATAAAGTCATCGATAATAAAACGATCGTTTTGGGCGAGGTCGGCTTGGGCGGGGAAGTGCGCTCGGTGCCGAAATTAGCCGAGCGCCTTAAAGAAGCGGAAAAACTTGGCTTCACGCGCGCCATAATTCCCGATGCCAAAATTTCCAGCGGCAAATTAAAACTTACCAAGATCAAGAGTGTTTCCGAGTTATTGGACATTTGACAAAAATAGTAAAATGAGCTATGGTGCCTTGAAGCGTTTTTTTATCGAAATAAAAACATTTTCAAGGGAGGTTTATTTTGCAAGTTAAAATTTGCATTCCCGAAGGGCATGCTGCTGCGAATGGAACTTCTTTCATTGGAAGTTTTTTTCTTTTTAAATCAATGAGCAGGAGGGGAAAGCCCAGATTCGATTTTCACGATAGCGCTGAAAAAACTAAATTTAGCCGCGTGATCGAGGTACTGGAAAAAAAAGAAGGCGCAAGGTTGGATAATTTTTTCACCGAAGCCAGAAGCCGGCACATGGCGAAACGGCTCGGAGTGGTAGTAGTTGTTGAAAAACAGGCCTATTTTCCGGAATTGATCGTGGCTTAAAAACAGCGAATTTAGCTCAAAAATGACGAAAATAATAGCGGTTTCCCAATGAAATCGCTATTTTTATTACTATTGACTTTTTATTATTTTTATGCTATGATAATAACAGGTTTATAATTAATATTTGAACCTTGAAATATACTAATTTAACCTAATAGAAGGGGCTAAAATGGAAAATGCCGCTATCGGTTTTCAATCAGGAACGATGTTAAGGACAGTGAAAACAGTATGGGTCAGAAATATTTGGCGCAAAATTACTCCGAAGATTAAGAGCTGCTGGCACATTTTACTGCAGATAACCCGCCTTTGCTTCTATTTTTTCATCAGTCTTTATTTTGTTGGCATTTTTCTTCTCTATCAGATTTCCACCAAAGAAATCGCTGATGGATGGACGAGATTTCCTTTTCATATGGCATCGCATCTTTGGCAATATTTACTGCGTAATTTCGCGGGATGATTGCATTTTTTTTCACAGTAATAATGAGCCCGGTTCGAAATCGAACCGGGCTCAAATTTTTTTAAATGCTATTCCAAATGAATTTTTTCTTCGAAAATTTCCATTTCCTGCTTTAAGGCAGGATTTTTTTTAAGGTCTGGATCGATGTTGAGCAAGGCGACGGCTTCGTTTTGCGCTTGTTGCATTAATTCATAATCCCAGAGCGTGGCGATCTTCAATCCGGGGAAGCCGGATTGGGCCGTGCCGAAAATTTCGCCCGAACCGCGCAATTTTAAATCCATCTTGGCCAAGGCAAAACCGTCGGAAATTTTTTCCATCGCTTCCAGGCGGCGGCGAGTTTTTTCATCGTTGGAAGAAGGGAAGAGAAAACAATATGATTGCTCGGCGCCGCGCCCGACCCGGCCGCGGAATTGATGCAATTGCGCCAAGCCGAAACGATCGGCGCCTTCGATCATCATAATAGTTGCGTTGGGAACATCGACGCCGACTTCGATCACGGAAGTGGAAACCAAGATTTTATATTCATTATCCAAAAAGCCGCGCATGATTTCTTCTTTGTCTTTGGCCTTAAGTTTTCCGTGCAGGGCGGCCATCTTTATTTCCGGAAAAATTGCTTTGTCTAGTTTGATAAATTCTTCTTTGACTGATTTCACGCCATAAAGATCAGATTCTTCAATCAGGGGACAAATGACAAAAGTTTGCCGGCCGGCCTTGATTTGTTTCCTGATAAAATCATAAGCGGCGGCGCGTTTTTCTTCCGGAACGATACGGGTCATGATCGGTTTGCGCCCGATCGGCATCTGTTTGATCACGGAAATATCCAGATCGCCAAACAGCGCCAGCGCCAGCGAGCGGGGGATCGGCGTGGCCGTCATCGATAATAAATGCGGCGTCAAATCCGAATGGCCGGATTTGGCCATTAAAGTTTTTCTCTGCTCCACGCCGAAGCGGTGCTGTTCGTCGATTACGGCTAAAGCCAAATTTTTAAATTTCACATCTTCCTGCAATAACGCATGCGTGCCGATAATGATATCTATTTCGCCCGCCCCGACCATCTTTAAAATTTCCGCCCTGCCGATTTTTTTCCCTCCTTGCGAAGGAGAGGTTAGGGGTGGTTTGTTTTTGTCATCCCGCCTGCCCGGCCAGGGAGCACAGGCCGCCTCGGCGACGGGGCAAGCAGCTGAAAAATCCCCTCTTGGGAGGGGTGGCCGCGCCGCGCGGACGGGGTGGGTATATTTATTTTCGTTATTTAAGAGTCGATAATTATTTGTCAGTAAGGCAATTCTTAATGGAAAATTATTTAGCAATCGCGAAAGCGAATTAAAATGCTGCTGCGCGAGAATTTCCGTCGGCGCCATCAAAACGCCCTGCTTATTATTCAGCGCCACGTTTAGCAAGGCGATGACCGCTACCAAAGTTTTTCCCGAGCCAACATCGCCGTTCAAGAGCCGCGACATCGGCCGCGTTTTGCCCAAATCGCCTAAGATCGCCCAAGCGGCTTGCCGCTGGTCGTCAGTTAATTTGAAAGGCAAACCGGCCACAAATTCCTTGGTATCTTTTTCCTTGAATTCGATTTTTACAGCAGTTGCCAAATCGCGGTCTTTTTTTACCAATTGCGATTTTAATTGCAGCAAAAATAATTCATCGAAGGCCAGGCGGCGGCGCGCCGTCTCCGCGTCAGCCCATTTTTTGGGGAAATGGATCAGTTTTATCGTTTCCTTGAGCGGTAATAAATTAAGTTTTTTTCTGATTTCTTCCGGCAGAGCGTCGGGTAAATTATGGCTAAGATCGATAACCTGGCTGATTAAAAATCTTAATTGTTTTTGGGTGATCTTTTCAGTCAAATGATAATTGGGCACCAAGCCGGAAGTGTGAATCAGTCCTGATGTGCTGACCCGTTCATAAACCGGCGAGGCCATGGTCAAAACGCCCTGATCTTCGGCTCGGCCGGCGAGCGAGATTGTGTCGCCGACGCGCAAGGTTTTGCCGATGAACGGCTGATTGAACCAGATCACTTTTAAAGTTTCCGTTCCATCGTTAATGAGCGCTTCAGTGATATACATGCGGCGATGGTGGGCGCGGCGATTCTCGATCAATTCGATCTGGCCGATGACATTGGCGGCAATTCCCGGCCGCAAATCCTTAATTTTGGTCGAATGGGTAAAATCGTCATAACGATAGGGAAAATAAAAAAGCAGATCTTCTGCGTTATTAAGACCGATCATTGCCAGACGCTTGCCGATGCTCGCGCCCACGCCTTTGAGGGAAGTTAGAGGAGTATTTAAGTCCATAAATATAACGCGAATACTGCGAATTTTACGCGAATACAACGAACTATTTTTAATTCCCCTCCGCGGGAGGGGTGGTCCGCCCTGGGCGGACCGGGGTGTGTCATCCGATTCATAGAGTTTGCGGTATTCGCATTATGTATCTGATTTTACCTTTTTTCACCTTTTATTTCAAATAAAAATCCCGCACCTTTTGTAGAGAGTATTCTCAAAAAGGTGCGGGATGCGAGATTTAAGCAAGCAATTTGGCGACTGCTTGTTTTATTTTTTTGTTGAGTTTGATGGAAATGTTCGGGTCGCCATCGCGGCCTGTTCCGGGACAGGGGATGCAAAGATAATTATGATCGCGGATAAACTTGGCTTGCTCGGCCGCGTCGCCCCCGTAGTGATTGATCAGCCATTGGCTTTGATTATCGATAGTGGCCTCGATTAAGCCAAAAGCATTTTGTAATGACTCCTTTTTCATTATCCTGCACCCAGTCACTATTTCAGAAGGGCCGTGAACGACTCGCCAGGCTACGTCATAATAATTTTCGGTGAAGTTTTTTGATATTGTTAATTGTTCCGCTCTTCCGCCAATGGCCAGATAGCCATTTTCTCTGATAAAATTTGTTATCCGCATTTCATCGCCATGACTGTGCCACCAATCGGGACGCTGTTTTAACCGAGGTATTTTTGTCGCCATCAGAACCTCCGTTTTTGTTTTTAAGTTGCAAATTTAAGCCGATTAGCTTAACAGATTATATTAAGGCAAAACAACAAAAAAGGCAAGAAATAAAAAAGCCTGGTTTTTGAGGCCAAGCTTTTGCGAGTCAGAGTGAAAAAAAACTCGATTTCTTCTTTTTTTGCTTAGTATTTTTGCTTTTTTCCGGAGCGGGCGGCAATTTGATTATGTCATTAATCGGGTGGCAAATGGTTTCGGTTGGCGCTTTGCGACGTTTAGGAGACTCCGCCGAAGCCGTTTCGATGCCATATTTTTTTCCCAGCGCCAGATAGATTTCCATGAAGATTTTTTCCGCTTCCTTGATCATTGATGAGCCCGGGGGATAATTGATGATCGGGTCTTTGATAACCAGATAGTCGGCGTTGGAATTGATTGCCGCGGTCGGGGTAATCGTTTTCCCCAGACAATTTGACGAACCTTTCGGGTCAACACCATAGATCATTTTCTTAATGTGTCCAAAAGCGATTTTGTCGTCGTATGATTTAATATCTCTGGGGCTGCAAATCACCCCATCTAATTCGCGTCTGGAAACAATATCCTGGAAAGATTTCATCCGGCCATAAAATTCGCCAAAAATCGGCGCAGCAGCACACGGTTCAAGGTTAATGGGTATGGTAATGGCAAAGATCAACGGTCGGAACGGCAAACTGGACGAGCTTTCTTCCGGCTGGATTTCCCATGCTTCCCGAAATGGCCTGGTGCCTTTGTTCATTTCATCAACGAAATTTTCGATTGCTTTAAACCCGGCGGAACAATGGATGCTGACCATTGCCGCTCCGCTGTCTTTGAGCTTTTTTCCCAGATTACCCATTTCATCGTCAGGCACATTGATGTTCAAATTAAGGAAAATGCGCGTCTTTAAGTCTTTAGCCGCCAAGAGTATCGCATAGTAAGAACTTAGGCTGGCTGCCAGATTTACGCAAAACCCTCCGACATGGGGAGATAATTCCCGCATAATCGGATGGGCCTCATCAAAATAAGCAAAATCAGACATGTCGACCATCATTATGCCTCGAGCTTTTAGTTTCAGGGTGGCTTCATCCATGATAATGTCCTTTTTTAAAGTGTTTAAAGAGCATTACAAGTTTTCTATCTAAAATACCATAAAGATTAAAATTAATCAATGGGTACGTATGTAGCGGGATATTGATAAAATAAAAACAGGCCTCGTCGGCCTGCTTTAAATTGTGCTCTCGACAGGAAATCGAATCGTCGCTTCGCTCCTCTTTGGAAGGGGTTTCCACCCCTTCCAATACCATCCCCCGAAAACAGCGGGGAACTACCGTTCCCCAAACCCCTCCCGTTCGATTCCTGTCGGACAAAACAAAAACGGCCGCCGATGCGTCCGCTTTTGTTTTGTGCTCTCGACAGGAAATCGAATCGTCGCTTCGCTCCTCTTTGGAAGGGGTTTTCACCCCTTCCAATACCATCCCCCGAAAACAGCGGGGAACTACCGTTCCCCAAACCCCTCCCGTTCGATTCCTGTCGGACAAAACAAAAACGGCCGCCGATGCGTCCGCTTTTGTTTTGTGCTCTCGACAGGAATCGAACCTGTATCACAAGCTTCGGAGGCCTGCGTCCTATCCGTTGAACGACGAGAGCTAAATGTGTTTCTTTATCTTTTTTTACTTTGTAAAAAGTGTAAAACGCGCCCGGCCCTGCCGGGCATCCGTTGCCACCCAGAGGGTGGTCCGCCTTTGGCGGAAACGACGAGAGCTTCTAGTTAATTATAAATTAAAAATTATAAATTATAAATAGGCGATTTGTTCATAACAAATAAAACCCTTCAAAGGGTTCTATTTGTACAATTTTTCATCTTTAATTTTTAATTGATTCATGTGCCCTTATGGGGACTGGATTGGAACCGAATACTGCGGGAATTAAGGTTTTGGCAGGGAGTGCTCCAGTCCGCCGAATAA
This genomic window contains:
- the radA gene encoding DNA repair protein RadA, with translation MANKVKNVYVCTNCGAQSIKWSGRCLECGGWGTLTLETVAEGEAKIAASAVPAEIVDLSKIKETNLNRLATGIGEFDRVVGGGIVPGSLLLLSGEPGIGKSTIVAQVADKIGLSGIGKVFYVSGEESAAQVKSRLDRLNCGLDNIKFISETDADKICAALVKEKPALAIIDSIQTVYCPEVASEAGGLSQIRAAAVKFLEVAKQKGVAVLLIGHITKDGQIAGPKSLEHIVDTVIYLEADTTNDYRVLRAMKNRFGSVNELGIFEMTGAGFKEIINPSLVFVETGLENISGSVLSAVMEGTRPFIVNVQALATKTVFGYPQRRASGFDLNRLQVLAAVLTKKAKINLMAEDVVLNIVGGLKLNDPAMDLAVCLAIISSLLNKVIDNKTIVLGEVGLGGEVRSVPKLAERLKEAEKLGFTRAIIPDAKISSGKLKLTKIKSVSELLDI
- a CDS encoding ATP-dependent DNA helicase RecG, giving the protein MDLNTPLTSLKGVGASIGKRLAMIGLNNAEDLLFYFPYRYDDFTHSTKIKDLRPGIAANVIGQIELIENRRAHHRRMYITEALINDGTETLKVIWFNQPFIGKTLRVGDTISLAGRAEDQGVLTMASPVYERVSTSGLIHTSGLVPNYHLTEKITQKQLRFLISQVIDLSHNLPDALPEEIRKKLNLLPLKETIKLIHFPKKWADAETARRRLAFDELFLLQLKSQLVKKDRDLATAVKIEFKEKDTKEFVAGLPFKLTDDQRQAAWAILGDLGKTRPMSRLLNGDVGSGKTLVAVIALLNVALNNKQGVLMAPTEILAQQHFNSLSRLLNNFPLRIALLTNNYRLLNNENKYTHPVRAARPPLPRGDFSAACPVAEAACAPWPGRRDDKNKPPLTSPSQGGKKIGRAEILKMVGAGEIDIIIGTHALLQEDVKFKNLALAVIDEQHRFGVEQRKTLMAKSGHSDLTPHLLSMTATPIPRSLALALFGDLDISVIKQMPIGRKPIMTRIVPEEKRAAAYDFIRKQIKAGRQTFVICPLIEESDLYGVKSVKEEFIKLDKAIFPEIKMAALHGKLKAKDKEEIMRGFLDNEYKILVSTSVIEVGVDVPNATIMMIEGADRFGLAQLHQFRGRVGRGAEQSYCFLFPSSNDEKTRRRLEAMEKISDGFALAKMDLKLRGSGEIFGTAQSGFPGLKIATLWDYELMQQAQNEAVALLNIDPDLKKNPALKQEMEIFEEKIHLE
- a CDS encoding ATP-binding protein, with the translated sequence MIDIRRSNLEEKKPPTEEEVLNAQAGNENVAVVSELIEEEKAFRRGVLSVLDLIAPAAMQMFPDHLRLGDKFVRTIFIIGYPRYISVGWFAPVINLNEVFDVAMFFYPVNTAIILKQLKKKVGSLEAQIISDAEKGAARDPLRETALKDIEYLRDALTQGIEKFFQFSLYVTIYADNKENLDKLSNQVEDIFGSRLVYSKKVFFQSEQGFNSTIPLCNDELYITFNMNSSPAASSFPFISSDLTSDHGILYGINRHNNSLILFDRFSLQNANNVVFATSGAGKSYAIKLEILRSLMMGTDVIIIDPEYEYKHLAESVGGTYINISLASEEKINPFDLPQSIGGESKPADIIRGAVITVKGLVRLMLGDLTHTEDSIVDRGLLETYAKKDITPDADLSQVEPPVMEDFQEVLEGIEGGADLAMRLRKYTEGTFAGILNNPTNVKLDNQLVCFSVRDLEDELRPLAIYTIINYIWNIVRSELKKRILVIDEAWWLMQNDDSAKFIYALVKRCRKYYLGVTTITQDVNDFLRSPYGQAIVTNSSLQLLLKQSPAAIDLIQKTFVLTEGEKYLLLESGVGEGIIFAGNKHAAIKIVASYSEDQLITSDPRQLLEIEEAKKEFAASMGQEAQGEPAAAPALPDMEI